In Elaeis guineensis isolate ETL-2024a chromosome 1, EG11, whole genome shotgun sequence, a genomic segment contains:
- the LOC105038938 gene encoding threonine--tRNA ligase, chloroplastic/mitochondrial 2 isoform X1, whose protein sequence is MAAASGSLPLLSSFQTLAYPLPRTLLLRRPGRTLAVASRVPAGNSYGLSRSFSTVAVATEDAVETAERRQKEDPVEERVVLPTNESSQRLLRIRHTCAHVMAMAVQKLFPGSKVTIGPWIDNGFYYDFDMEPLTDKDLKRIKKEMDRIINRNLPLIREELSREEAKRRIMALDEPYKLEILDSIKEEPITIYHIGNEWWDLCAGPHVDSTGHINKKAVELESVAGAYWRGDENKPMLQRVYGTAWETEEQLKAYLHLKKEAKRRDHRRLGQDLDLFSIQEEAGGGLVFWHPKGAIVRHLIEDSWKKIHLQHGYELLYTPHVAKADLWKISGHLDFYRENMYDQMNIEDELYQLRPMNCPYHILVYKRKLHSYRDFPIRVAELGTVYRYELSGSLHGLFRVRGFTQDDAHIFCLDDQIKGEIRGVLDLTEETLLQFGFRKYEVNLSTRPEKAVGNDDIWEKATAALRDALDDKGWDYQIDEGGGAFYGPKIDIKIEDALGRKWQCSTVQVDFNLPERFDISYVDSNTEKRRPIMIHRAVLGSLERFFGVLIEHYAGDFPLWISPIQARVLPITDSQVEYCGEVVLRLKSFGIRAELCHGERLPKLIRNAEKQKVPLMAVVGPKEVETRRVTVRSRMGGEVGTMTVDEFISKIQFAVDNRTSL, encoded by the exons ATGGCTGCAGCCTCGggctctcttcctctcctctccagCTTCCAAACCCTAGCTTATCCCCTTCCGCGGACCCTCCTCCTCCGACGCCCCGGGAGAACCTTGGCCGTCGCCTCTAGGGTTCCGGCCGGAAATTCATACGGTCTCTCTCGGTCCTTCTCCACAGTCGCGGTGGCGACGGAGGACGCGGTCGAGACCGCGGAGAGAAGGCAGAAGGAGGACCCAGTGGAGGAGAGGGTCGTCTTGCCTACCAACGAGTCCTCCCAGAGGTTGCTTCGCATTCGCCACACG TGTGCACATGTGATGGCCATGGCTGTTCAGAAACTCTTCCCAGGTTCTAAAGTGACTATAGGTCCATGGATAGACAATGGGTTTTATTATGACTTTGATATGGAGCCCTTAACAGACAAAGACCTaaagagaataaaaaaagaaatg GATCGCATCATTAATCGAAATCTACCATTAATAAGAGAAGAACTTTCCAGAGAAGAGGCTAAAAGAAGAATCATGGCCCTTGATGAACCATATAAATTGGAGATTTTGGACAGTATCAAGGAAGAACCTATCACCATATATCATATAG GAAATGAATGGTGGGACCTCTGTGCTGGACCCCATGTTGATTCCACTGGGCATATAAATAAAAAGGCTGTTGAACTTGAATCAGTTGCTGGGGCCTACTGGAGAGGCGATGAGAACAAACCAATGCTGCAGAGGGTATATGGCACAGCATGGGAAACTGAAGAACAATTAAAAGCATACCTTCACTTAAAAAAGGAGGCGAAGCGCCGTGATCATAGGCGTCTTGGTCAGGATCTTGATCTGTTCTCTATACAG GAAGAAGCAGGTGGTGGACTGGTATTTTGGCATCCAAAAGGTGCTATTGTTAGGCACCTTATCGAAGATTCATGGAAGAAAATTCATTTGCAACATGGTTATGAGCTACTCTACACTCCACATGTTGCAAAGGCAGACCTTTGGAAAATCAGTGGCCACTTAGATTTTTACAGAGAAAATATGTATGACCAAATGAATATAGAAGATGAGCTTTATCAACTTCGGCCCATGAATTGTCCTTACCATATTTTAGTTTACAAAAGGAAGCTGCATTCATACAGAGATTTTCCCATCAGAGTAGCAGAGTTGGGAACTGTGTACAGATATGAGCTATCTGGTAGCTTGCATGGACTCTTTCGTGTGAGAGGATTCACCCAG GATGATGCACATATATTCTGTTTGGATGACCAAATCAAAGGTGAAATCAGGGGTGTTCTTGATCTGACTGAGGAGACATTACTGCAATTTGGTTTCAGAAAGTATGAAGTAAACCTTTCAACTAGGCCTGAGAAAGCTGTGGGCAATGATGACATATGGGAAAAAGCAACTGCTGCCCTTAGAGATGCTTTAGATGACAAAGGTTGGGACTACCAGATTGATGAAGGTGGTGGGGCTTTCTATGGTCCAAAGATCGATATCAAAATTGAGGATGCTCTTGGAAGGAAGTGGCAGTGCTCAACAGTGCAG GTTGACTTCAATTTGCCTGAGCGTTTTGACATTTCCTATGTGGATTCAAACACTGAGAAAAGAAGGCCTATCATGATTCACAGAGCTGTTCTTGGGTCTTTAGAGAGATTTTTTGGAGTCCTCATAGAGCACTATGCGGGCGACTTTCCGCTTTGGATATCCCCAATCCAGGCTCGTGTTTTGCCCATCACCGACTCACAG GTTGAATACTGCGGTGAGGTGGTATTGAGGCTGAAATCGTTTGGCATCAGAGCTGAGCTTTGTCATGGCGAGCGCCTTCCAAAGCTTATAAGGAATGCAGAGAAGCAGAAGGTGCCCCTGATGGCTGTTGTTGGGCCAAAGGAAGTTGAGACCCGAAGAGTAACTGTTAGATCTCGAATGGGTGGTGAGGTTGGGACCATGACTGTTGATGAGTTCATCAGCAAAATCCAGTTTGCAGTTGATAACAGAACTTCATTGTAG
- the LOC109505531 gene encoding tonoplast dicarboxylate transporter isoform X1 translates to MDHHPNNSSSCDPKSPLLPIRRPLQNQNFSFKSVLPTITNYLFILLGPLACTFICLFVDLHDHGSSRNMLAVLSWVFIWWLTEAVPMPITSMSPLFLFPIFGIASSEEVAKSYMNDVISLMLGSFMLALAVEHYNIHRRLALNVTLLFCGDPLNPPLLILGICATTAFISMWMQNTAAAVMMMPVATGILQWLPEGRLEVHPAVNRFRKGVILGVIYSAAIGGMSTLTGTGVNLILVGMWGSSFPEEMPISFSTWFFFGFPLAVVIFFALWGLLCLCYLSKGSRGVLSCYIDKSSLKREKELLGPLDFAEKMILAVFSLLVVLWMTRSITDEIPGWGSLFRGRVGDGTVSVMMATLLFIIPNRKQEGEKLMDWNKCKKIPWNVILLLGAGFAIADGVRSSGLADILSASLGFLKTVPQLAITPLVCLVSSSITEFTSNNATATLVIPLLIQLAKTMSIHPLLLMVPGAIGAQLAFLLPTGTPSNIVGFTTGHIEIKDMIKIGLPLKVAAIGASSLLMPTLGKEAFIFLD, encoded by the exons ATGGATCATCACCCAAACAATTCGAGCTCCTGTGACCCAAAAAGCCCACTTCTGCCAATTAGAAGACCCCTCCAAAACCAAAACTTCTCATTCAAATCAGTGTTGCCCACCATTACCAACTACCTCTTCATCCTTCTTGGCCCCTTGGCATGCACATTTATATGCCTCTTTGTCGACCTCCATGATCATGGTTCAAGCAGGAACATGCTGGCTGTCCTCTCATGGGTCTTCATATGGTGGCTTACCGAGGCCGTCCCAATGCCAATCACCTCCAtgtcccctctctttctcttccccaTCTTTGGAATCGCTTCATCTGAGGAAGTCGCAAAATCATATATGAATGATGTCATCTCTCTCATGCTAGGTAGTTTTATGCTAGCATTGGCTGTGGAGCATTATAACATCCACCGGCGACTAGCCTTGAAT GTGACCTTGTTGTTCtgtggagaccccctgaaccccccACTGCTGATCCTTGGGATTTGTGCCACGACGGCGTTCATAAGCATGTGGATGCAAAACACAGCAGCAGCAGTGATGATGATGCCAGTAGCCACTGGCATACTGCAATGGCTCCCAGAAGGACGTCTGGAGGTGCACCCAGCAGTGAATCGGTTTCGCAAGGGAGTGATACTAGGGGTGATATACTCGGCGGCCATCGGAGGGATGAGCACCCTCACGGGAACTGGTGTCAACCTCATATTGGTGGGGATGTGGGGGAGCTCCTTCCCTGAGGAGATGCCGATCAGTTTCAGCACTTGGTTCTTCTTCGGTTTTCCCTTGGCAGTGGTGATATTCTTTGCATTGTGGGGTCTGCTTTGCCTTTGCTATCTCTCAAAGGGTTCTAGAGGTGTGCTTTCATGTTATATAGACAAAAGCAGCTTGAAGAGGGAAAAAGAGTTGCTAG GTCCCCTGGATTTTGCTGAAAAGATGATTCTAGCTGTGTTTTCA TTGCTTGTGGTTTTGTGGATGACAAGAAGCATAACAGATGAAATACCTGGATGGGGGTCTCTATTTCGTGGACGAGTGGGTGATGGAACTGTTAGT GTGATGATGGCAACCTTGTTATTTATAATTCCAAACAGAAAGCAAGAGGGAGAAAAGCTTATGGATTGGAACAAATGCAAGAAGATCCCATGGAATGTCATACTGCTACTGGGGGCTGGTTTCGCGATCGCCGATGGTGTGCGCTCGAGTGGTCTGGCCGACATACTCTCTGCAAGCCTGGGCTTCCTGAAGACAGTCCCACAGCTAGCAATCACCCCCCTAGTTTGCCTTGTTAGCAGCAGCATCACTGAGTTCACATCTAATAACGCCACTGCCACACTGGTCATCCCTCTCCTCATCCAACTGGCAAAAACCATGAGCATCCACCCTCTCCTGTTGATGGTTCCTGGGGCCATTGGAGCTCAGCTTGCCTTCTTGCTCCCCACAGGCACGCCATCTAACATCGTCGGGTTCACAACCGGGCACATCGAGATCAAAGACATGATTAAGATTGGACTGCCACTAAAGGTCGCTGCCATTGGAGCATCATCACTGTTGATGCCCACATTaggtaaagaagctttcattttcttGGACTAA
- the LOC109505531 gene encoding tonoplast dicarboxylate transporter isoform X2, whose product MDHHPNNSSSCDPKSPLLPIRRPLQNQNFSFKSVLPTITNYLFILLGPLACTFICLFVDLHDHGSSRNMLAVLSWVFIWWLTEAVPMPITSMSPLFLFPIFGIASSEEVAKSYMNDVISLMLGSFMLALAVEHYNIHRRLALNVTLLFCGDPLNPPLLILGICATTAFISMWMQNTAAAVMMMPVATGILQWLPEGRLEVHPAVNRFRKGVILGVIYSAAIGGMSTLTGTGVNLILVGMWGSSFPEEMPISFSTWFFFGFPLAVVIFFALWGLLCLCYLSKGSRGVLSCYIDKSSLKREKELLGPLDFAEKMILAVFSLLVVLWMTRSITDEIPGWGSLFRGRVGDGTVSVMMATLLFIIPNRKQEGEKLMDWNKCKKIPWNVILLLGAGFAIADGVRSSGLADILSASLGFLKTVPQLAITPLVCLVSSSITEFTSNNATATLVIPLLIQLAKTMSIHPLLLMVPGAIGAQLAFLLPTGTPSNIVGFTTGHIEIKDMIKIGLPLKVAAIGASSLLMPTLGAFVFRTQ is encoded by the exons ATGGATCATCACCCAAACAATTCGAGCTCCTGTGACCCAAAAAGCCCACTTCTGCCAATTAGAAGACCCCTCCAAAACCAAAACTTCTCATTCAAATCAGTGTTGCCCACCATTACCAACTACCTCTTCATCCTTCTTGGCCCCTTGGCATGCACATTTATATGCCTCTTTGTCGACCTCCATGATCATGGTTCAAGCAGGAACATGCTGGCTGTCCTCTCATGGGTCTTCATATGGTGGCTTACCGAGGCCGTCCCAATGCCAATCACCTCCAtgtcccctctctttctcttccccaTCTTTGGAATCGCTTCATCTGAGGAAGTCGCAAAATCATATATGAATGATGTCATCTCTCTCATGCTAGGTAGTTTTATGCTAGCATTGGCTGTGGAGCATTATAACATCCACCGGCGACTAGCCTTGAAT GTGACCTTGTTGTTCtgtggagaccccctgaaccccccACTGCTGATCCTTGGGATTTGTGCCACGACGGCGTTCATAAGCATGTGGATGCAAAACACAGCAGCAGCAGTGATGATGATGCCAGTAGCCACTGGCATACTGCAATGGCTCCCAGAAGGACGTCTGGAGGTGCACCCAGCAGTGAATCGGTTTCGCAAGGGAGTGATACTAGGGGTGATATACTCGGCGGCCATCGGAGGGATGAGCACCCTCACGGGAACTGGTGTCAACCTCATATTGGTGGGGATGTGGGGGAGCTCCTTCCCTGAGGAGATGCCGATCAGTTTCAGCACTTGGTTCTTCTTCGGTTTTCCCTTGGCAGTGGTGATATTCTTTGCATTGTGGGGTCTGCTTTGCCTTTGCTATCTCTCAAAGGGTTCTAGAGGTGTGCTTTCATGTTATATAGACAAAAGCAGCTTGAAGAGGGAAAAAGAGTTGCTAG GTCCCCTGGATTTTGCTGAAAAGATGATTCTAGCTGTGTTTTCA TTGCTTGTGGTTTTGTGGATGACAAGAAGCATAACAGATGAAATACCTGGATGGGGGTCTCTATTTCGTGGACGAGTGGGTGATGGAACTGTTAGT GTGATGATGGCAACCTTGTTATTTATAATTCCAAACAGAAAGCAAGAGGGAGAAAAGCTTATGGATTGGAACAAATGCAAGAAGATCCCATGGAATGTCATACTGCTACTGGGGGCTGGTTTCGCGATCGCCGATGGTGTGCGCTCGAGTGGTCTGGCCGACATACTCTCTGCAAGCCTGGGCTTCCTGAAGACAGTCCCACAGCTAGCAATCACCCCCCTAGTTTGCCTTGTTAGCAGCAGCATCACTGAGTTCACATCTAATAACGCCACTGCCACACTGGTCATCCCTCTCCTCATCCAACTGGCAAAAACCATGAGCATCCACCCTCTCCTGTTGATGGTTCCTGGGGCCATTGGAGCTCAGCTTGCCTTCTTGCTCCCCACAGGCACGCCATCTAACATCGTCGGGTTCACAACCGGGCACATCGAGATCAAAGACATGATTAAGATTGGACTGCCACTAAAGGTCGCTGCCATTGGAGCATCATCACTGTTGATGCCCACATTag GTGCATTTGTCTTCAGGACCCAATAA
- the LOC109505531 gene encoding tonoplast dicarboxylate transporter isoform X3, giving the protein MSPLFLFPIFGIASSEEVAKSYMNDVISLMLGSFMLALAVEHYNIHRRLALNVTLLFCGDPLNPPLLILGICATTAFISMWMQNTAAAVMMMPVATGILQWLPEGRLEVHPAVNRFRKGVILGVIYSAAIGGMSTLTGTGVNLILVGMWGSSFPEEMPISFSTWFFFGFPLAVVIFFALWGLLCLCYLSKGSRGVLSCYIDKSSLKREKELLGTSVICVTGPLDFAEKMILAVFSLLVVLWMTRSITDEIPGWGSLFRGRVGDGTVSVMMATLLFIIPNRKQEGEKLMDWNKCKKIPWNVILLLGAGFAIADGVRSSGLADILSASLGFLKTVPQLAITPLVCLVSSSITEFTSNNATATLVIPLLIQLAKTMSIHPLLLMVPGAIGAQLAFLLPTGTPSNIVGFTTGHIEIKDMIKIGLPLKVAAIGASSLLMPTLGAFVFRTQ; this is encoded by the exons AtgtcccctctctttctcttccccaTCTTTGGAATCGCTTCATCTGAGGAAGTCGCAAAATCATATATGAATGATGTCATCTCTCTCATGCTAGGTAGTTTTATGCTAGCATTGGCTGTGGAGCATTATAACATCCACCGGCGACTAGCCTTGAAT GTGACCTTGTTGTTCtgtggagaccccctgaaccccccACTGCTGATCCTTGGGATTTGTGCCACGACGGCGTTCATAAGCATGTGGATGCAAAACACAGCAGCAGCAGTGATGATGATGCCAGTAGCCACTGGCATACTGCAATGGCTCCCAGAAGGACGTCTGGAGGTGCACCCAGCAGTGAATCGGTTTCGCAAGGGAGTGATACTAGGGGTGATATACTCGGCGGCCATCGGAGGGATGAGCACCCTCACGGGAACTGGTGTCAACCTCATATTGGTGGGGATGTGGGGGAGCTCCTTCCCTGAGGAGATGCCGATCAGTTTCAGCACTTGGTTCTTCTTCGGTTTTCCCTTGGCAGTGGTGATATTCTTTGCATTGTGGGGTCTGCTTTGCCTTTGCTATCTCTCAAAGGGTTCTAGAGGTGTGCTTTCATGTTATATAGACAAAAGCAGCTTGAAGAGGGAAAAAGAGTTGCTAG GTACAAGTGTTATTTGTGTGACAGGTCCCCTGGATTTTGCTGAAAAGATGATTCTAGCTGTGTTTTCA TTGCTTGTGGTTTTGTGGATGACAAGAAGCATAACAGATGAAATACCTGGATGGGGGTCTCTATTTCGTGGACGAGTGGGTGATGGAACTGTTAGT GTGATGATGGCAACCTTGTTATTTATAATTCCAAACAGAAAGCAAGAGGGAGAAAAGCTTATGGATTGGAACAAATGCAAGAAGATCCCATGGAATGTCATACTGCTACTGGGGGCTGGTTTCGCGATCGCCGATGGTGTGCGCTCGAGTGGTCTGGCCGACATACTCTCTGCAAGCCTGGGCTTCCTGAAGACAGTCCCACAGCTAGCAATCACCCCCCTAGTTTGCCTTGTTAGCAGCAGCATCACTGAGTTCACATCTAATAACGCCACTGCCACACTGGTCATCCCTCTCCTCATCCAACTGGCAAAAACCATGAGCATCCACCCTCTCCTGTTGATGGTTCCTGGGGCCATTGGAGCTCAGCTTGCCTTCTTGCTCCCCACAGGCACGCCATCTAACATCGTCGGGTTCACAACCGGGCACATCGAGATCAAAGACATGATTAAGATTGGACTGCCACTAAAGGTCGCTGCCATTGGAGCATCATCACTGTTGATGCCCACATTag GTGCATTTGTCTTCAGGACCCAATAA
- the LOC105038938 gene encoding threonine--tRNA ligase, chloroplastic/mitochondrial 2 isoform X2: MAMAVQKLFPGSKVTIGPWIDNGFYYDFDMEPLTDKDLKRIKKEMDRIINRNLPLIREELSREEAKRRIMALDEPYKLEILDSIKEEPITIYHIGNEWWDLCAGPHVDSTGHINKKAVELESVAGAYWRGDENKPMLQRVYGTAWETEEQLKAYLHLKKEAKRRDHRRLGQDLDLFSIQEEAGGGLVFWHPKGAIVRHLIEDSWKKIHLQHGYELLYTPHVAKADLWKISGHLDFYRENMYDQMNIEDELYQLRPMNCPYHILVYKRKLHSYRDFPIRVAELGTVYRYELSGSLHGLFRVRGFTQDDAHIFCLDDQIKGEIRGVLDLTEETLLQFGFRKYEVNLSTRPEKAVGNDDIWEKATAALRDALDDKGWDYQIDEGGGAFYGPKIDIKIEDALGRKWQCSTVQVDFNLPERFDISYVDSNTEKRRPIMIHRAVLGSLERFFGVLIEHYAGDFPLWISPIQARVLPITDSQVEYCGEVVLRLKSFGIRAELCHGERLPKLIRNAEKQKVPLMAVVGPKEVETRRVTVRSRMGGEVGTMTVDEFISKIQFAVDNRTSL, encoded by the exons ATGGCCATGGCTGTTCAGAAACTCTTCCCAGGTTCTAAAGTGACTATAGGTCCATGGATAGACAATGGGTTTTATTATGACTTTGATATGGAGCCCTTAACAGACAAAGACCTaaagagaataaaaaaagaaatg GATCGCATCATTAATCGAAATCTACCATTAATAAGAGAAGAACTTTCCAGAGAAGAGGCTAAAAGAAGAATCATGGCCCTTGATGAACCATATAAATTGGAGATTTTGGACAGTATCAAGGAAGAACCTATCACCATATATCATATAG GAAATGAATGGTGGGACCTCTGTGCTGGACCCCATGTTGATTCCACTGGGCATATAAATAAAAAGGCTGTTGAACTTGAATCAGTTGCTGGGGCCTACTGGAGAGGCGATGAGAACAAACCAATGCTGCAGAGGGTATATGGCACAGCATGGGAAACTGAAGAACAATTAAAAGCATACCTTCACTTAAAAAAGGAGGCGAAGCGCCGTGATCATAGGCGTCTTGGTCAGGATCTTGATCTGTTCTCTATACAG GAAGAAGCAGGTGGTGGACTGGTATTTTGGCATCCAAAAGGTGCTATTGTTAGGCACCTTATCGAAGATTCATGGAAGAAAATTCATTTGCAACATGGTTATGAGCTACTCTACACTCCACATGTTGCAAAGGCAGACCTTTGGAAAATCAGTGGCCACTTAGATTTTTACAGAGAAAATATGTATGACCAAATGAATATAGAAGATGAGCTTTATCAACTTCGGCCCATGAATTGTCCTTACCATATTTTAGTTTACAAAAGGAAGCTGCATTCATACAGAGATTTTCCCATCAGAGTAGCAGAGTTGGGAACTGTGTACAGATATGAGCTATCTGGTAGCTTGCATGGACTCTTTCGTGTGAGAGGATTCACCCAG GATGATGCACATATATTCTGTTTGGATGACCAAATCAAAGGTGAAATCAGGGGTGTTCTTGATCTGACTGAGGAGACATTACTGCAATTTGGTTTCAGAAAGTATGAAGTAAACCTTTCAACTAGGCCTGAGAAAGCTGTGGGCAATGATGACATATGGGAAAAAGCAACTGCTGCCCTTAGAGATGCTTTAGATGACAAAGGTTGGGACTACCAGATTGATGAAGGTGGTGGGGCTTTCTATGGTCCAAAGATCGATATCAAAATTGAGGATGCTCTTGGAAGGAAGTGGCAGTGCTCAACAGTGCAG GTTGACTTCAATTTGCCTGAGCGTTTTGACATTTCCTATGTGGATTCAAACACTGAGAAAAGAAGGCCTATCATGATTCACAGAGCTGTTCTTGGGTCTTTAGAGAGATTTTTTGGAGTCCTCATAGAGCACTATGCGGGCGACTTTCCGCTTTGGATATCCCCAATCCAGGCTCGTGTTTTGCCCATCACCGACTCACAG GTTGAATACTGCGGTGAGGTGGTATTGAGGCTGAAATCGTTTGGCATCAGAGCTGAGCTTTGTCATGGCGAGCGCCTTCCAAAGCTTATAAGGAATGCAGAGAAGCAGAAGGTGCCCCTGATGGCTGTTGTTGGGCCAAAGGAAGTTGAGACCCGAAGAGTAACTGTTAGATCTCGAATGGGTGGTGAGGTTGGGACCATGACTGTTGATGAGTTCATCAGCAAAATCCAGTTTGCAGTTGATAACAGAACTTCATTGTAG
- the LOC105038937 gene encoding beta-1,2-xylosyltransferase RCN11 gives MSRRQSGLLLRTILFLFALNFVSLAFYFLLHPRPSFSPKTLTPPSFPALKPWPSLPSFLPWSFSPPPPAHSCEAYFGHGFSRRIDLLRSSSSAGGGGWFRCYYSETLATSICEGGRIRMDPGRISMTDGGEALETVMGREEEDELPKYEPGAFEIEAGEEVIGRADRRVVDELDRYLPRKGVHIHTMRALMRSMRLVDPGKLECTQWVDEPTLLVTRFEYANLYHTVTDWYSAYVSSRVTNLPNRPNVVFVDGHCKSPLEEAWEALFSGVRYAKNFSGPVCFRHAIMSPLGYETAIFRGLTNRITCRGTSAPILQENPDTQKTARLSEFGEMLRAAFGLLGDGNLPTMPSAGHNVLFVRREDYLAHPRHSGRVESRLSNEQEVFDAIKNWADDHKKCKINVVNGLFGHMHLKEQIRAIQEASVIIGAHGAGLTHLVAATVDTIVVEIISSQYRRPHFASISEWKGLEYHAINLAGSFAMPADVVNKLSSIMGSLGC, from the exons ATGAGCCGAAGACAAAGTGGCCTCCTCCTCCGCACCATCCTCTTCCTCTTCGCCCTCAACTTCGTCTCTCTCGCCTTCTACTTCCTCCTCCATCCGCGCCCCTCCTTTTCCCCCAAAACCCTAACCCCACCCTCCTTTCCCGCCCTCAAGCCCTGGCCctccctcccttccttcctccccTGGTCCTTCTCACCCCCGCCGCCGGCCCACTCCTGCGAGGCCTACTTCGGCCACGGCTTCTCCCGCCGGATCGACCTCCTCCGCTCCTCTTCCTCCGCCGGCGGCGGGGGGTGGTTCCGGTGCTACTACAGCGAGACCCTCGCAACCTCCATCTGCGAGGGGGGCAGGATAAGGATGGACCCGGGGAGGATCTCGATGACGGACGGCGGAGAGGCGCTGGAGACGGTGATGGGGCGCGAGGAGGAGGACGAGCTCCCCAAGTACGAGCCTGGGGCGTTCGAGATCGAGGCCGGGGAGGAAGTTATCGGGCGCGCCGATCGGAGGGTCGTGGATGAGCTTGATCGATATTTGCCGCGGAAGGGGGTTCACATCCATACCATGCGGGCTCTCATGCGTTCCATGCGGTTGGTCGACCCAGGGAAGCTCGAATGTACTCAG TGGGTTGATGAGCCAACTCTTCTGGTGACACGTTTTGAATATGCAAACCTTTACCACACAGTTACTGACTGGTATAGTGCATATGTTAGTTCTCGAGTTACGAACTTGCCAAATCGACCTAATGTGGTTTTTGTGGATGGCCATTGCAAG TCACCGCTGGAAGAAGCTTGGGAGGCACTCTTTTCTGGTGTTAGATATGCTAAGAACTTTTCAGGTCCAGTTTGTTTTCGTCATGCAATTATGTCACCCTTGGGGTATGAGACAGCTATATTTAGAGGGCTGACCAATAGGATAACCTGTCGAGGCACATCTGCACCCATCCTCCAGGAAAACCCTGATACTCAGAAAACTGCCCGACTATCTGAATTTGGAGAGATGCTCAGAGCAGCTTTCGGTCTCCTAGGAGATGGAAACCTGCCGACAATGCCATCGGCAGGCCATAATGTCCTTTTTGTGCGTCGTGAAGATTATTTAGCCCACCCGCGGCATAGTGGAAGAGTGGAGTCTCGACTAAGCAATGAGCAGGAGGTTTTTGATGCAATTAAGAATTGGGCGGATGATCATAAGAAATGCAAAATAAATGTTGTCAATGGTCTTTTTGGACACATGCATTTGAAAGAGCAAATCCGTGCTATTCAAGAGGCTTCAGTCATCATAGGGGCTCATGGAGCTGGTCTCACTCATTTGGTTGCAGCAACGGTTGACACCATAGTGGTTGAGATCATCAGCAGCCAATATAGGCGCCCGCATTTCGCCTCCATCTCGGAGTGGAAAGGGTTGGaatatcatgccatcaatctcgcTGGATCATTTGCTATGCCAGCCGATGTTGTCAACAAGCTTAGCAGCATAATGGGAAGCCTTGGATGCTGA